The window CCCCGGCCTTCGCAGGGGCAACGCATAACAGAGAAGGAAAGCAAAAATGGCCAAACCGGCAGATGTTTTGAAGCGTATCAAGGAAGAAGAGATCGAGTGGGTCGATCTTCGTTTTACCGATCCCAAGGGCAAGTGGCAGCATCTGACCATGTGTGCAGGCGTCATCGGCGAAGACGAATTGACCGACGGCCTGATGTTCGACGGTTCATCGATCGCCGGCTGGAAGGCCATCAATGAGTCGGACATGATCCTGAAGCCCGACCTTGATTCTGTGTATGTCGACCCCTTCTCGGCCACGCCGATGATGATCATCTTCTGCGACATCGTCGAGCCGTCGACGGGCGAGCTCTATGCCCGCGATCCCCGCTCGACCGCGAAGCGTGCCGAGGCCTATCTCAAGTCGACCGGCATTGGTGACACTGTCTATGTCGGCCCCGAAGCCGAATTCTTCATGTTCGACGATGTGCGCTTCGAGAATGGCTACAACACGTCATACTACAAGCTTGACGATATCGAACTGCCGACCAACACCGGTACCAAGTATGAAAGCGGCAACATGGGCCATCGCCCGCGTGCCAAGGGGGGCTATTTCCCGGTCGCGCCGGTTGACTCAGCCCAGGACATTCGCGGTGAAATGGTCTCGACCATGCTCGAAATGGGCCTGCCCTGCGATAAGCATCACCACGAAGTGGCGGCCGCCCAGCACGAACTCGGCCTGACATTCGGCACCCTGACCGAAACTGCAGATCGCATGCAGATCTACAAATATGTCGTGCACATGGTGGCCCAGGCCTATGGCAAGTCGGCCACCTTCATGCCGAAGCCGATCAAGGAAGATAACGGCTCGGGCATGCACACCCATCTGTCGATCTGGGCGAAGGGCAAGCCACTGTTTGCGGGCAATGGCTATGCCGGCCTGTCGGACATGTGCCTCTATTTCATTGGCGGCATCATCAAGCATGCAAAGTCTGTCAATGCCTTCACCAACCCGACGACGAACAGCTACAAGCGGCTCGTCCCGGGCTATGAAGCGCCG of the Aquisediminimonas profunda genome contains:
- the glnA gene encoding type I glutamate--ammonia ligase, which gives rise to MAKPADVLKRIKEEEIEWVDLRFTDPKGKWQHLTMCAGVIGEDELTDGLMFDGSSIAGWKAINESDMILKPDLDSVYVDPFSATPMMIIFCDIVEPSTGELYARDPRSTAKRAEAYLKSTGIGDTVYVGPEAEFFMFDDVRFENGYNTSYYKLDDIELPTNTGTKYESGNMGHRPRAKGGYFPVAPVDSAQDIRGEMVSTMLEMGLPCDKHHHEVAAAQHELGLTFGTLTETADRMQIYKYVVHMVAQAYGKSATFMPKPIKEDNGSGMHTHLSIWAKGKPLFAGNGYAGLSDMCLYFIGGIIKHAKSVNAFTNPTTNSYKRLVPGYEAPVLLAYSARNRSASCRIPYGAGAKAKRVEVRFPDAMANPYLAYAALFMAGLDGIENKIHPGDAMDKNLYDLPPEELAQVPTVCGSLREALEALEADHAYLLKGDVFSKDQIESYIELKMEDVARWEMTPSPVEFDMYYSY